One window of the Onychostoma macrolepis isolate SWU-2019 chromosome 21, ASM1243209v1, whole genome shotgun sequence genome contains the following:
- the ubap1 gene encoding ubiquitin-associated protein 1, which produces MAARKSGSDIHNNGPVSYLDDVPFKLNEKFRCPSKVGLPIGFCLSDCNAILSDLQYDFSLERRSVQWGEELAKARAAEARAAEAARTDSENERQAASQEADVGLVGGKKARPSDEQEVVPPALNPVLAGLRHNAILMPLPAPSFGPTRPAPSNPAPQSLNLADFEREEDPFDKLELKTLDDKEELRNILQSQPQSSVSPPQLPPAEHRPTSPSNTPPLQAKAGIFHKPNGLVGMLDLDRGGVVGTPCGQIDADRPCNIRSLTFPKLSDPGDTPLEPPFSIYPAAQPRSLSNGTPPSLQRTASNSNTALPQEQPVFPQNGTQKQSNQVTATNHPPAATTLHGLSPSERQCVETIVSMGYSYEGVLKAMQRQGQNVEQVLEYLFTHSRLCDRGFDATAVEECLEMYQGSEEKALEFLQLMSRFGEMGFERDTIKEVLLVHNNDQDKALEDLMARAAAS; this is translated from the exons ATGGCTGCGAGGAAGTCTGGATCAGATATCCACAACAACG GACCCGTCAGCTACCTTGATGATGTTCCTTTCAAGCTCAATGAGAAATTCCGCTGTCCCTCAAAAGTGGGTCTTCCCATTGGCTTCTGTTTGTCTGATTGTAATGCCATACTTTCGGATCTGCAA TATGACTTTAGTTTAGAGAGGCGGAGCGTTCAGTGGGGGGAAGAACTCGCCAAAGCACGAGCTGCTGAGGCTCGAGCAGCGGAAGCCGCCCGGACGGACTCTGAAAATGAAAGGCAAGCTGCTTCTCAGGAAGCAGATGTCGGATTGGTTGGGGGGAAGAAAGCACGCCCCTCTGATGAGCAGGAGGTTGTCCCACCAGCGTTGAACCCGGTTTTAGCTGGCCTGAGGCACAACGCAATCCTCATGCCTCTCCCAGCCCCATCTTTTGGACCGACACGACCAGCACCTAGCAACCCGGCCCCACAGAGTCTGAACTTAGCTGACTTTGAACGAGAGGAGGACCCTTTTGACAAACTTGAGCTTAAAACACTGGACGACAAAGAGGAGTTGCGGAATATTCTGCAGAGCCAACCGCAGTCGTCCGTTTCGCCACCTCAACTTCCTCCAGCAGAACATCGCCCCACTTCTCCCAGTAATACGCCGCCTCTTCAGGCCAAAGCAGGAATTTTCCATAAACCCAATGGACTGGTTGGAATGCTGGACTTAGACCGGGGTGGGGTTGTGGGGACCCCCTGTGGACAGATTGATGCAGACCGCCCATGTAACATTCGCTCACTGACTTTCCCCAAGCTTTCAGATCCAGGAGACACCCCTTTGGAACCGCCTTTCAGCATTTACCCAGCAGCCCAACCACGCAGCCTATCCAATGGCACGCCTCCATCCCTGCAGAGAACAGCGTCAAATTCCAACACAGCACTCCCACAAGAGCAACCTGTCTTCCCTCAGAATGGAACACAGAAGCAG TCAAACCAGGTTACAGCGACTAACCATCCACCTGCTGCCACGACCCTACACGGACTCTCTCCCAGTGAACGACAGTGTGTGGAGACGATTGTGAGCATGGGTTATTCATATGAGGGTGTTCTCAAAGCCATGCAGAGACAAGGACAGAATGTGGAACAG GTGCTGGAATACCTGTTTACTCACAGTCGACTGTGCGATCGAGGTTTTGATGCAACTGCTGTGGAGGAGTGCTTGGAGATGTACCAGGGTTCAGAGGAAAAG GCTTTGGAGTTTCTGCAGCTGATGTCTCGGTTTGGAGAAATGGGCTTTGAGAGGGACACTATTAAAGAGGTACTGCTCGTGCACAATAATGACCAGGACAAGGCACTAGAGGATCTGATGGCCCGAGCGGCTGCGAGCTGA
- the ube2r2 gene encoding ubiquitin-conjugating enzyme E2 R2 produces MAHQQMPSSQKALMLELKSLQEEPVEGFRITLVEESDLYNWEVAIFGPPNTLYEGGYFKAHIKFPIDYPYSPPTFRFLTKMWHPNIYENGDVCISILHPPVDDPQSGELPSERWNPTQNVRTILLSVISLLNEPNTFSPANVDASVMFRKWRDSKGKDKEYAEIIRKQVMSTKADAERDGVKVPTTLAEYCIQTKVPSHDSSSDLLYDDLYDDDIEEEEDDEDEAEASGIGSEMAGDCFGDEDDSGNEES; encoded by the exons ATGGCACACCAGCAGATGCCGAGCTCTCAGAAGGCTCTGATGCTGGAGCTGAAATCCCTGCAGGAGGAACCAGTGGAAGGTTTCCGCATCACTCTGGTGGAGGAGTCGGACCTGTACAACTGGGAGGTGGCCATCTTTGGCCCTCCAAACACACTTTATGAAGGAGGCTACTTTAAG GCCCATATAAAATTTCCTATTGACTACCCCTACTCTCCTCCGACCTTCCGATTCCTCACCAAGATGTGGCATCCAAACATCTATGAG AATGGCGACGTGTGTATTTCcatcctccatcctcctgtgGATGACCCTCAGAGCGGAGAGCTGCCCTCAGAGCGATGGAACCCCACACAGAATGTCAG AACAATCCTGCTGAGTGTGATCTCACTGCTGAATGAACCCAACACCTTTTCTCCGGCAAACGTGGATGCCTCAGTCATGTTTCGCAAGTGGAGGGACAGCAAAGGCAAGGACAAGGAATACGCAGAGATTATAAG GAAGCAGGTGATGTCCACTAAGGCAGATGCAGAGCGAGATGGAGTTAAAGTACCAACGACGCTAGCCGAGTACTGCATCCAGACCAAAGTGCCTTCCCACGACAGTAGCTCTGACCTGCTCTATGACGATCTATATGACGACGAcatagaggaggaggaggatgacgAAGACGAGGCAGAGGCCAGTGGGATTGGCAGTGAAATGGCCGGGGACTGTTTTGGCGATGAAGACGACTCTGGCAACGAGGAATCTTGA